GGCCACGGGCCAGCGCCGCACTGCCGTCCCGCTCATGCGCGCGCCATTGCCACAGGCCCGCGCCGCCCAGCAGCAAGGCCGCCGCACCGGTTAGCAGGAAGAGGCGGGACCGGCGCATGGCTCAGTTCTGCATCTGATATTGCTTGAGCAAATCGTAGAGCGTCGGGCGGCTGATCCCCAATATCTTCGCCGCGTTGGAGATATTGCCGCCGGTGCGGGCGATGGCGTGGCGGATGGCGCGGCGGTCGGCCATTTCGCGCGCGGCCTTGAGGTTCACCACGCAGGTCCCCTCCAGCCGGTCGTCGTCCAGATCAAGGTCGGCGGCGGTGATGAGCTTGCCGTCCGCCATGATGATCGCCCGCTTCATGCGGTTTTCCAGCTCGCGGACATTGCCGGGCCAGGCCCAGGCGTCGAGCGCGGCGAGCGCGTCCGGCGCAAGGCCTTTGACCTGCGGGTTCATATCGCGGGTGAAGCGCGTCAGGAAATGCCGCGCCAGCAGCGCCGGGTCGCCGGGCCGCTCCTTGAGCGCGGGGATGCGCACGACGATTTCAGCGAGACGATAATAGAGATCCTCGCGGAAGCTGCTGGCCGCGATCATCTCCTCCAGATTCTGGTGGGTGGCGCAGACGATGCGGGTATCGACCGCAATGGGCTGACGCCCGCCGATCCGCTCGATCACCCGCTCTTGCAGGAAACGCAGCAGCTTCACTTGCAGGGGAAGCGGGATGTCGCCGACCTCGTCCAGGAAGAGCGTGCCGCCCTGCGCCTGTTCGATCTTGCCGGGCGTGGTCTTGATCGCGCCGGTAAACGCGCCCTTTTCATGCCCGAACAATTCGGATTCCAGCAGCGTCTCCGGAATGGCGGCGCAGTTGATCGCGACGAAGGCCTGCTTGCGGCGCGGGCTGGCGTCATGCAGCCCCTGCGCCAGCAATTCCTTGCCGGTGCCGCTCGCGCCCAGCAGCAGGACGGAAACGTCGGCATGGGCGACCCGCTCGATGGTGCGGGCGACCTTCATCATTTCGGGCGCGCCGGTGATGAGGCGGCCCAACACCCGACAATCGTCCGGCGCGGTCTCGGCGAGGCGCAAATTCTCCCGCTCCAGCGCATGAACGTGGAAGGCACGGCGAACGATCAGGCCCAGTTCGTCGATATCGACCGGTTTCTGGTAGAAATCATAGGCGCCGCCCGCGATCGCATCCAGCGCGCTTTCGCGCGCACCATGGCCGGACGCGACGATCACCTTGGTATCGGGCTTGACCTTCAGCATCTCCGCCAGCGTGGCGAACCCCTCGCTGGTGCCGTCGGGATCGGGCGGCAGCCCCAGGTCCAGCGTCACCACGTCGGGCGCCTCGGCGTGCAGCATCTCGATCGCTTCCTGACGGTCGCCGGCGATGAAGAGCTGATAATCCTCATAGGCCCATCGCAATTGCCGTTGCAGGCCCGGATCATCCTCCACGATCAGCAATTTGGGGCGGATGTCGCTCATCAGGCGGCCTTTTCTCTTTTGTCTATGCGGGACGCCAGCGGCAGGCGCAGGGTAAAGCGACTGCCCAGCCCAGGCTGGCTTTCCACCTCTATCCGGCCGCCCATCGCCTCGGCCAGGCTGCGCGCCTCGAAGGCGCCAAGGCCGAAACCGCCCGCCTTGCTGGAGGAAAAGGGCTTGAACAGGTCGCGGCGAACATAGTCGGCGCTCATGCCCCGTCCCTTGTCGATAACCTCCACGATGGCGTCGCGATCGTCGGCGGACAGGCGCAATTCCACCGGGCTGTCGGGTGGGCTGGCGTCGATGGCATTCTGCATCAGGTGGATCACTATCTGCTCCACGCGGGCGGAATCGGCGACCGCCATGGGGGCGTCGCCCGTGACATGTACCGGATGCTGGCGGGCGCGGGTCCGCGCCACCTGGCCCAACAGGTCGCGCAGCGCCATCGGGCGCGGTTCTTCGGGCCGGCCCTTATTATGCTGCGACAGCCGGGCCAGCATGTCGTTCATCTTGCCGACCGACTCCTTGAGCGTCAGCACCATGTCGGCGCGGAATTGCGGATTGTCGGCATGACGTTCGGCATTGCGGGCGAGCAGCGAAAGCTGGCTGACCAGATTCTTCACGTCATGGATGATGAAGGCGAAGCGGCGGTTGAACTCGTCGAACCGTTGCGCGTCGGCGAGCGCCTGCTGGCCCTGCGCCTCGCTGATATAGGTTGCGGCCTGCCGTCCCGCCGCCCGCAGCATGTCGAAATCCTCCCAGTCGAGCCGCCGGTCGATGGGGGGACGCGCCAGCAGGATCGCCCCGATCAGCCGGCCATAATGGATCAGCGGCGCCAGCGCCCACATGCGGCGGTCCTG
This genomic stretch from Sphingobium sp. BYY-5 harbors:
- the prsR gene encoding PEP-CTERM-box response regulator transcription factor, translating into MSDIRPKLLIVEDDPGLQRQLRWAYEDYQLFIAGDRQEAIEMLHAEAPDVVTLDLGLPPDPDGTSEGFATLAEMLKVKPDTKVIVASGHGARESALDAIAGGAYDFYQKPVDIDELGLIVRRAFHVHALERENLRLAETAPDDCRVLGRLITGAPEMMKVARTIERVAHADVSVLLLGASGTGKELLAQGLHDASPRRKQAFVAINCAAIPETLLESELFGHEKGAFTGAIKTTPGKIEQAQGGTLFLDEVGDIPLPLQVKLLRFLQERVIERIGGRQPIAVDTRIVCATHQNLEEMIAASSFREDLYYRLAEIVVRIPALKERPGDPALLARHFLTRFTRDMNPQVKGLAPDALAALDAWAWPGNVRELENRMKRAIIMADGKLITAADLDLDDDRLEGTCVVNLKAAREMADRRAIRHAIARTGGNISNAAKILGISRPTLYDLLKQYQMQN